A genome region from Natronobeatus ordinarius includes the following:
- a CDS encoding DUF2150 family protein yields MSNPPTEYYSEERWQNWIDRIKDEEIDPEDESSARLLLNLQDDTAIAIAKIVAAYDDGELDQDGALEELAEVREIVLSEVDIDDEEKRLLVDGVQTSLVCVFFAAEEYVVGGSAEEGSVTDYLGAAVDAEAEEDLDAALGYAAQAGTRIIDGEELDIAVVEELEYGLVTEWINGLDSLQSAMSDPEVVEEDE; encoded by the coding sequence ATGAGCAATCCCCCCACCGAGTACTACTCGGAGGAACGCTGGCAGAACTGGATCGACCGCATCAAGGACGAGGAGATCGATCCAGAGGACGAGTCTTCGGCGCGGCTGCTGTTGAATTTACAGGACGACACCGCGATCGCGATCGCGAAGATCGTCGCCGCCTACGACGACGGGGAGCTCGACCAGGACGGCGCGCTCGAGGAGCTCGCCGAGGTTCGGGAGATCGTCCTCTCGGAAGTCGACATCGACGACGAGGAGAAACGGCTGCTCGTCGACGGTGTCCAGACGAGTCTCGTTTGCGTCTTCTTCGCCGCAGAGGAGTACGTCGTCGGTGGCTCCGCCGAGGAAGGGAGCGTGACCGACTATCTCGGCGCGGCAGTCGACGCCGAAGCCGAAGAGGACTTAGACGCCGCCCTCGGCTACGCCGCCCAGGCAGGCACGCGGATCATCGACGGCGAGGAGCTCGACATCGCGGTGGTCGAAGAGCTCGAGTACGGACTCGTCACGGAGTGGATCAACGGCCTCGACAGCCTCCAGAGCGCGATGAGCGACCCGGAGGTCGTCGAAGAGGACGAGTAG
- the hmgB gene encoding hydroxymethylglutaryl-CoA synthase: MTAVGIDAIEVWTGNLKLDLPGTFAPQKGEDPEKYTKGLGLNASSFPDSYEDIVTMGANAAYRLMDRKGLEPKDIGRIDVATESAFDNSKPVSTYVAGCLEGVFDGDFHHANKGERKFACIAGTQSLDDACNWIRAGRNRGRGALVIATDTALYARGDAGEATQGAGAVAMYITENPSLVELSTEQGYGSADETDFLKPNQQFPSVDGKRSVQVYLARMREALEDYESVAGDVHPDDIAFIPFHTPFPGMVRKAGMLGYRHITRDTAIEDDLAAEIGRQPREEAFDDEAAYHDALREYMSALKGTDRYADWYGSTIDPTLTLSREVGNWYTGSVHLARVSALKHGLENELELAGERVLVGSYGSGAQAEIHAETIQDGWREEIAALNIDEQLASRYELTWADYEEIHDAHNHDMDVDIEPRTTPEAEFVFDGWGPMGERKYRFVD, from the coding sequence ATGACAGCTGTCGGAATCGATGCGATCGAGGTCTGGACCGGCAATCTCAAACTCGATCTTCCGGGAACGTTCGCCCCACAGAAGGGCGAGGATCCCGAGAAGTACACGAAGGGACTGGGTCTGAACGCCAGTTCGTTTCCCGACAGTTACGAGGACATCGTCACGATGGGCGCGAACGCCGCCTATCGACTGATGGACCGAAAGGGCCTAGAGCCCAAGGATATCGGCCGAATCGACGTCGCGACCGAGAGCGCCTTCGACAACTCGAAACCGGTTTCGACGTACGTCGCAGGCTGTCTCGAGGGCGTGTTCGACGGCGACTTCCACCACGCGAACAAAGGCGAGCGCAAGTTCGCGTGTATCGCGGGCACCCAGAGCCTCGACGACGCGTGCAACTGGATCCGTGCGGGACGCAATCGTGGTCGCGGGGCGCTCGTGATCGCGACGGACACGGCGCTGTACGCCCGCGGCGACGCCGGGGAGGCGACGCAGGGTGCGGGCGCGGTCGCGATGTACATCACCGAAAACCCGTCGCTGGTCGAACTCTCGACCGAGCAGGGCTACGGTTCGGCCGACGAGACTGACTTTCTCAAACCGAACCAGCAGTTCCCGAGCGTCGACGGCAAGCGCTCGGTACAGGTCTACCTCGCGCGGATGCGCGAGGCGCTCGAGGACTACGAGAGCGTCGCTGGCGACGTCCACCCCGACGACATCGCGTTCATCCCGTTCCACACGCCGTTCCCGGGGATGGTCCGGAAAGCTGGCATGCTCGGCTATCGTCACATCACGCGCGATACCGCCATCGAGGACGACCTGGCGGCGGAGATCGGTCGCCAGCCCCGCGAGGAGGCCTTCGACGACGAAGCGGCCTACCACGACGCGCTCCGGGAGTACATGAGCGCACTCAAGGGCACCGACCGGTACGCCGACTGGTACGGCTCGACGATCGATCCGACGCTCACGCTCTCCCGGGAGGTCGGCAACTGGTACACCGGGTCGGTCCACCTCGCCCGCGTGAGCGCGCTGAAACACGGCCTCGAGAACGAGCTCGAGCTGGCCGGCGAGCGGGTGCTCGTCGGCTCCTACGGCAGCGGTGCACAGGCTGAGATCCACGCCGAGACGATCCAGGACGGCTGGCGCGAAGAGATTGCAGCCCTGAATATCGACGAGCAGCTCGCCTCGCGGTACGAACTCACCTGGGCGGATTACGAGGAGATCCACGACGCTCACAACCACGATATGGACGTCGACATCGAGCCGCGAACGACGCCCGAAGCGGAGTTCGTCTTCGACGGCTGGGGGCCGATGGGCGAACGCAAGTACCGATTCGTCGACTAA
- a CDS encoding TatD family hydrolase has translation MSEFESPVLDNHIHIDPDHGRGLEAVEDFARAGGTHLIVINKPSWHLGVEADAGEDFRPVFERTLEIVAEATELLEGRAWACLGVHPGCISQLIGGHGYNPQEASEIMRGGIDVAAEYADREDVLGLKSGRPHWDAPDDVWEASNAVMRRAFELAAERDCAVQLHAEDTEDMSEVAEWAEAAGLPAHRVIKHFARGTLEGPIPSVTSREDELRVAAERGAPFLMETDFIDDPDRPGAVLGPKTVPKRVSWLLEEGYAGAVHNAHVETPALAYGIDTEATLE, from the coding sequence TCGAAGACTTCGCCCGCGCGGGAGGGACGCACCTGATCGTGATCAACAAGCCCTCCTGGCATCTCGGCGTCGAGGCCGACGCGGGTGAGGACTTCCGTCCCGTTTTCGAACGAACGCTCGAGATCGTCGCGGAGGCGACCGAGCTGCTCGAGGGACGCGCCTGGGCGTGCCTGGGCGTTCACCCCGGCTGTATCTCACAGCTGATCGGGGGGCACGGCTACAATCCGCAGGAGGCGAGCGAGATCATGCGAGGGGGAATCGACGTCGCCGCCGAGTACGCCGATCGCGAGGACGTGCTGGGGCTGAAGTCCGGACGACCCCACTGGGACGCCCCCGACGACGTCTGGGAGGCCTCGAACGCCGTCATGCGCCGGGCGTTCGAACTGGCGGCCGAGCGCGACTGTGCCGTGCAGCTCCACGCCGAGGACACCGAGGACATGAGCGAGGTGGCCGAGTGGGCCGAGGCGGCCGGACTGCCCGCCCACCGGGTGATCAAGCACTTCGCTCGCGGAACGCTCGAGGGGCCAATTCCGAGCGTGACGAGCCGGGAGGACGAGCTCAGGGTGGCGGCCGAACGCGGCGCACCGTTCCTCATGGAGACGGACTTCATCGACGACCCCGACCGCCCGGGGGCAGTGCTGGGACCGAAGACCGTCCCGAAGCGCGTCTCGTGGCTGCTCGAGGAAGGGTACGCCGGGGCCGTCCACAACGCCCACGTCGAGACGCCGGCACTTGCCTACGGGATCGACACCGAGGCGACACTCGAGTAG
- the gcvPA gene encoding aminomethyl-transferring glycine dehydrogenase subunit GcvPA produces MHGSRTTGSPYAPHTDDETAAMLEELGADSVDDLFDIPTAVRFDDEFGIEARTEREARALVESILESNDDLTELLGRGHYGYYVPSLVDHLADRSEYLTSYTQYQPEVSQGFLQALFEYQSMLVELTGLEIANCSMYDAATALGEAATLADRLRHTSGHRVLVPDLLLEGRRSTLENYVAGTELVVEEYPTEDAAVDVDALTDRVDEDVVMVYAENPTVRGTIEENLAAIGELADDADALFVLGSDPVALSLLQRPADVGADVVVGDASVLGLPTSYGMGLGLFATREAYLRQVPGRLVGVSEDATDRRAFTLTLQTREQHIRRERATSNICTNQAWVALRTAMHVACLGASGLVDLAKRDVTRAEELARRVDEIVGVKAPVHDRRHFREFVAHVDQPAQAVADDLEERGFAVHVVGEHEIQLCIAGVSDATLDEFVEVFEEVAP; encoded by the coding sequence ATGCACGGATCACGGACGACGGGGAGTCCGTACGCTCCCCACACGGACGACGAAACCGCGGCGATGCTCGAGGAACTCGGCGCCGACTCGGTGGACGACCTCTTCGACATCCCCACAGCGGTACGATTCGACGACGAGTTCGGCATCGAAGCGCGAACCGAGCGCGAGGCGCGTGCGCTGGTCGAATCGATCCTCGAGAGCAACGACGACCTCACGGAGCTGCTCGGTAGGGGGCACTACGGCTACTACGTCCCCTCGCTGGTCGACCACCTGGCGGACCGTTCGGAGTATCTGACCTCCTACACGCAGTACCAGCCCGAAGTGTCTCAGGGCTTCCTCCAGGCGCTGTTCGAGTACCAGTCGATGCTCGTCGAACTCACGGGACTCGAGATCGCCAACTGCTCGATGTACGACGCGGCGACGGCGCTGGGCGAGGCGGCGACGCTCGCCGACCGTCTCCGGCACACGAGCGGCCACCGCGTGCTCGTCCCCGACCTCTTACTCGAGGGGCGACGGAGCACGCTCGAGAACTACGTCGCCGGTACGGAGCTCGTCGTCGAGGAGTATCCGACCGAGGACGCGGCGGTCGACGTCGACGCGCTGACCGACCGGGTCGACGAGGACGTCGTGATGGTCTACGCCGAGAACCCGACCGTTCGCGGCACGATCGAGGAGAACCTCGCGGCGATCGGTGAGCTCGCCGACGACGCCGACGCGCTGTTCGTCCTCGGCTCCGACCCCGTCGCGCTGTCGCTGCTCCAGCGGCCCGCCGACGTCGGCGCGGACGTCGTCGTCGGTGACGCGAGCGTGCTCGGGCTGCCGACGAGCTACGGGATGGGGCTCGGCCTCTTCGCCACCCGCGAGGCGTACCTCCGACAGGTTCCCGGCCGCCTCGTCGGCGTGAGCGAGGACGCGACCGACCGGCGGGCGTTCACGCTTACCCTGCAAACGCGCGAACAGCACATCCGCCGTGAGCGCGCGACGAGCAACATCTGCACGAACCAGGCGTGGGTCGCCCTCCGAACGGCGATGCACGTCGCCTGTCTCGGCGCGTCGGGACTCGTCGACCTCGCGAAGCGCGACGTCACACGCGCAGAGGAGCTTGCACGACGGGTCGACGAGATCGTCGGCGTCAAGGCACCCGTCCACGACCGTCGGCACTTCCGGGAGTTCGTCGCCCACGTCGACCAGCCCGCGCAGGCGGTCGCGGACGACCTCGAGGAACGCGGCTTCGCGGTGCACGTCGTCGGCGAGCACGAGATTCAACTCTGCATCGCGGGCGTCTCAGATGCGACGCTGGACGAGTTCGTGGAGGTCTTCGAGGAGGTGGCACCATGA